Genomic DNA from Porites lutea chromosome 4, jaPorLute2.1, whole genome shotgun sequence:
tccttccaactttaaggctagctcaatcgatttgaaaacacaaatttccctccgtagataagcccctccgaatataagcctctccaaaaataagcccctacaaaaagggcctttgaaaaatataagctctggggcttattttcggaattttacagtatgtcattttcaacttggaaaaaTTGACTGAATGCAAATGGTAAAGCTATTTTTGCacagaaaatgttttgtttacttAACAACgtgtacaaaaatgaaaatttaaatttctaaCTTGCTCTGTTTATTTATAGGTAGCTGAAATATTCACAGCTGCTGGAGAAGCTTTTTCACATTTAGGAGAACTGACAATGCAACTGcatcctttaaacaatgaggcTAGTTTGACATCACCCTCAAATGCAAATACAAGGTGCTAATAACATGAATATAATTATATCATATTTATATAATATTAGATGACCTGTAATTATGCGGTAGATAGTAAAGTAATGTTAAATAATTTCTGTAAATTTGAAAATTACTGTAATTGTTTGGTGATTGTTTTACTTATAATGACAAAATTAACCAAAAATGAATATATATCAGgggtcaatttcataaaactCTGACAAGTATAATTTTAATACAAGGGTAGGTATTGTACTTCCTAAAAttgcataaaaattaaatgcCCACTGATCTTGCCCATTGATCTTCCTTTAAAAGGACAAAGGTTTACATTGTGTACAGTATGCAGTTTGGAATAATTATTGCAAATCCACAGTGTGAGGATCTTAAGTCATTTTTCTCACCAGTTTCAGTTGTAAttgattttattattaatcTGAATCATTTCAGCAATAGTGGCAAATGGGGAGACGAGGAGATTGAATTGTTGCGGAATGCAGTAAAAAGATTTGGAGAAGATTTAAAGAAGATAAGTGGTCAGGTCAAGAACAAGTCTGTGTGagtatttattatttacatcatttattttgtaaaacaaagggggaattattttttttaatataagatCAAGATTGAGTCATTTGAAACGTACCAGTATTTCCATGAAGCAGAACTTCATCACTTAACTTTTAGTGATAATCATCATGAGAGATAAAAACCCACATCATGGATCTTGCTGTGCTGCGCTATCACTAAGGGTCTGGCACCTGGAATCTCCACCAGCTACCATGAGCATGACCCCTGGCTGCTTTcatggaaaacaaaagaaaaatagaaccaaatgATCTTCCTAGCTATTCAATTCCCCTCCAGTTCTAATAGACCTTTTCCGCATTCCTGTAAAAAAAAGGCACCAGCTTaaggctcgggtggacaaaatacagtgatttgtatgaaattgtccacccgagcctcgtCCTCATTTCTTTAAGTTTGCTCACTGGAGCATGATGCTGGAAAGGTCTATTGCATCTACCaggcaacttgaaatctaaGTGACAGTGCAATTTGGTTTACATCCTATTTCCCCTTCTTTCCTAAATTAGAGCTCAAATAAAATCAGCTCTCAAAAAAAGGCTTCATGAGCAGGAGGCCTCCTCACAGAATGTGAAAAAAACCAAGGAAAGGACCCAGGCACCATCCAGTGAACCACAagctaagaaaaagaaaatagaaggtaTGAACAATTccaattttatttcaatttgcTTATCCACTTCACCCATCACTTCAGTTTATATGAATAATTATTTACACACTGGCAGTGTGTGGCTGAAGTTAAAGCCAGCTGGAAATGATCACATAACcagtcaaaaataaaaatattaatgtcTCTGGGATTTTTTCCTTACAAAGCAAAAGCCTAAGGCCTGAGTAAAGTGAGGTTTATAAGCATCTcagaattattttgtttcatgtATAGATCACTTAGGCCAGTGCAATCTTGGGTGGCCTTAATTTACATATATGTTGTGCttcaattttatattccttgGCTGAAATTTTATTCTTCATTGTTTTAAACTGCCATACCAAGAACAAGAGGAAGATAACATTTAAATCAGGGATAAATCTGAACCACAACTGGCAGCAAAACCATACAAACAAAACTGCCACCCTACAAAGCACAGTGTAGCTAGCTTAGTGCTGACTTGTAAACAATGTTTCTGTTCTTTTAATTACTCTAAATAGTGACTAAAAGTGGCTCATCTAACCTGAAATGTTGTTTCTGTGCAAAATTTCTGAGGGCTAATGTGTCAAATAGTAAATTGCTCTAGCGACTAGTTAGGTATGTCCTTATAGGTTTTTGTGGCCTCAGTTCCAAAAAAGCTGGGACTCCTACCTTGCTTTTGGCCTTGGCTTTGAGtctgtacttttttttactccttttcctttatttcttaTAATTCACATGACTGCATTCTCCTTTGCAGTCCAATCAAGCTCTGAAGATGATCAGCTATCCTCAGCCTTTTCCCCTGGTCCCATACCAAGTACAACGGTTCCTGTAACCGATTTGCTTCCAGAAGGCAGCTCACCCCTCAAGACTGTCACCAATGGTGCAGAAAATGATGTTGATATTGTTGGCATTTTTGATAATGGGCAAGACACTGTTTTTCCAGAGATGCCTGGAGGTAATG
This window encodes:
- the LOC140935182 gene encoding uncharacterized protein, with protein sequence MSSSAAKVAEIFTAAGEAFSHLGELTMQLHPLNNEASLTSPSNANTSNSGKWGDEEIELLRNAVKRFGEDLKKISGQVKNKSVAQIKSALKKRLHEQEASSQNVKKTKERTQAPSSEPQAKKKKIEVQSSSEDDQLSSAFSPGPIPSTTVPVTDLLPEGSSPLKTVTNGAENDVDIVGIFDNGQDTVFPEMPGALGPLETQIADEILSTM